One region of Kazachstania africana CBS 2517 chromosome 3, complete genome genomic DNA includes:
- the SHR5 gene encoding Shr5p (similar to Saccharomyces cerevisiae SHR5 (YOL110W); ancestral locus Anc_3.66) translates to MSAEWTGVHDGLASTINSGSISKYTSTNALDDDNDTGSTHEDRINGIIYEAIAEEDNEEQGAHSMTEAPVFFNYHEFSETYYADIDNLDEMREHDEDHGIVITHFPNVYSPRYSDRYARTRIVRVPRRFEESLSYPCFSTVLPGSEPAAISSNLDKASFIPRGYYDGQFFGYSSVSPLSSHLSSEDFEEIVSHINLLSAKSYSVYTWYNFLDMFLGFLTLGIWTQFFSYACDASFLEVERYIEEVNNSMKFKQNDIRIISPKKSAYLSLDFELPKPHI, encoded by the coding sequence ATGAGTGCAGAATGGACGGGCGTCCATGATGGTCTGGCGAGTACCATAAACAGCGGATCCATCTCCAAGTATACATCAACTAATGCGctagatgatgataacgATACAGGTTCGACTCATGAGGATCGTATAAATGGAATAATATATGAAGCGATTGCTGAGGAAGACAATGAAGAACAGGGAGCCCATTCAATGACCGAAGCCCCcgtttttttcaattatcaTGAGTTTTCAGAAACTTACTATGCAGATATCGATAATTTAGATGAAATGAGAGAACATGACGAAGATCATGGGATTGTAATCACCCATTTTCCAAATGTTTATTCACCAAGATACTCTGACAGATATGCCAGAACAAGGATTGTGCGAGTACcaagaagatttgaagaatccTTGTCCTACCCTTGTTTTAGTACAGTTCTTCCAGGATCGGAACCTGCAGCAATATCAAGCAATCTTGATAAAGCTTCATTTATCCCAAGAGGTTATTATGATGGACAGTTTTTTGGATATTCTTCTGTGAGTCCATTGAGCTCCCATTTGTCAagtgaagattttgaagagaTAGTTTCTCatattaatttattatcagCAAAAAGTTATTCTGTTTATACATGGTATAACTTTTTGGATATGTTCTTAGGGTTTTTGACATTAGGTATTTGGACACAGTTTTTCTCTTATGCATGTGATGCTTCTTTCTTAGAAGTAGAGAGGTATATCGAAGAAGTGAATAATTCGATGAAATTTAAGCAAAATGATATCAGGATCATATCACCGAAGAAATCAGCTTATTTGTCATTGGATTTCGAACTTCCAAAACCACATATATGA
- the KAFR0C01550 gene encoding NAD(P)-dependent alcohol dehydrogenase, translating to MSYPEKFQGIGVVDAKDWTHPKKVTYDPKPFDSHDVDIEIECCGVCGSDIHCAASHWSEVREDLVVGHEVIGRVVKVGPECNTGLKLGDRVGVGAQVFSCLECDRCKEDNEPYCQKFVTTYNQPYANGYISQGGYASHIRVHEHFVVPIPDEIPSELAAPLMCGGITVFSPLLRNGCGPNKKVGIVGIGGIGHMGVLFAKAMGAEVYAFSRSDSKKEDSLKLGADHYIATKDDEGWEEKYYNTLDLVVVCASSLTDIQLDKFVKVMRIGGTIISITAPDKTEKLTLSPLGLLGVKIGNSGLGSIVEIKTMLDLVVKKNVKIWVETVPISERGVNEVFERMVKGDVKYRFTLVDYAKEFQ from the coding sequence atgtCATATccagaaaaatttcaaggTATTGGTGTTGTAGATGCTAAGGACTGGACACATCCTAAGAAGGTTACTTACGATCCAAAACCATTTGACTCACATGATGTAGATATTGAAATCGAATGTTGTGGTGTTTGCGGTTCTGACATTCATTGTGCTGCATCCCACTGGAGTGAGGTAAGAGAAGATCTGGTTGTTGGTCACGAAGTCATTGGTAGAGTTGTCAAAGTTGGCCCAGAATGTAATACTGGGCTAAAACTTGGCGACAGAGTCGGTGTTGGTGCACAAGTTTTCTCGTGTCTTGAATGTGACCGCTGTAAGGAAGATAATGAACCATATTGCCAAAAGTTTGTCACAACTTACAATCAGCCTTATGCAAATGGATATATCAGTCAAGGTGGTTATGCTTCTCACATTAGAGTTCATGAACATTTTGTTGTTCCAATCCCTGATGAAATTCCAAGTGAGCTAGCTGCACCATTGATGTGTGGTGGTATTACCGTGTTTTCTCCATTATTAAGAAATGGTTGCGGTCCAAACAAGAAGGTGGGTATCGTTGGTATTGGTGGTATCGGCCACATGGGTGTTCTCTTTGCCAAAGCTATGGGTGCTGAAGTCTATGCATTCTCGCGTTCTGATtccaagaaagaagattcCTTGAAATTAGGTGCTGACCATTATATTGCCActaaagatgatgaaggtTGGGAAGAAAAATACTATAACACTTTAGACTTAGTCGTTGTTtgtgcttcttctttgacGGATATTCAGCTCGATAAGTTTGTTAAAGTTATGAGAATCGGAGGCACCATTATTTCTATTACTGCTCCAGATAAGACCGAAAAATTGACTTTATCTCCATTAGGCTTATTAGGTGTCAAGATTGGCAACAGTGGTTTGGGTTCTATTGTTGAGATCAAGACAATGTTAGATTTAGTAGTCAAGAAGAATGTAAAGATATGGGTTGAAACTGTTCCAATTAGTGAAAGGGGTGTTAATGAAGTCTTTGAAAGAATGGTCAAGGGTGATGTTAAATACAGATTTACCCTCGTCGATTATGCCAAggaatttcaataa
- the KAFR0C01560 gene encoding cyclin family protein (similar to Saccharomyces cerevisiae PCL1 (YNL289W); ancestral locus Anc_3.70) → MESYSKALNILMKSPVTDEMIQYLTRTTLQVLPYGNNQSYPSPPGSPSASLSKQPRLPSLRTFITRLVRYTNVYTPTLLTTVCYLNKLKRILPKDAKGLPSTIHRLFLACLIISAKFHNDSSPLNKHWTRYTDGLFSLEDINLMERQLLQLLNWNLRVTNEDLILDLQVLLEPIREHIEITKIQKKKLQQYKKQARQIKYNKCYDHQRSVSTLSNLSSTSTLVNNSYNSLSEMKSAMNGPSLHSHPIDIWHDSNISSYGWNLEQVAI, encoded by the coding sequence ATGGAAAGTTATTCTAAAGCTTTAAATATTCTAATGAAATCTCCAGTCACTGATGAAAtgattcaatatttgaCCCGTACAACTTTGCAAGTCCTCCCATACGGTAATAATCAAAGTTATCCATCTCCTCCAGGTTCTCCTTCTGCATCATTAAGCAAGCAGCCACGCTTACCATCTCTAAGAACTTTCATTACAAGACTGGTAAGATATACAAATGTTTACACGCCAACACTGCTGACTACCGTCTGTTATttaaacaaattgaagCGTATACTACCAAAGGATGCTAAGGGTTTACCTTCAACTATCCACAGATTATTTTTAGCATGCTTAATAATCAGTGCTAAGTTCCATAATGACTCTTCCCCATTAAACAAGCATTGGACAAGATATACCGATGGcttattttctttggaagATATCAACCTTATGGAAAGACAATTATTACAACTATTGAACTGGAATTTAAGGGTGACAAACGAAGATTTAATATTAGACTTACAAGTGTTATTGGAGCCAATTAGAGAACATATTGAAATCACCaagattcaaaagaagaagttacAACAATACAAAAAGCAAGCAAGACAAATTAAATACAACAAATGCTACGATCATCAAAGAAGTGTATCAACATTGTCTAATTTGAGTTCCACAAGTACATTAGTAAATAATAGCTATAATAGCTTGAGCGAAATGAAGTCTGCCATGAATGGGCCTAGCCTTCATTCACATCCTATAGATATATGGCATGATTCGAATATATCAAGCTACGGTTGGAATTTGGAACAGGTTGCGATATAG